One window of the Brassica napus cultivar Da-Ae unplaced genomic scaffold, Da-Ae ScsIHWf_2053;HRSCAF=2704, whole genome shotgun sequence genome contains the following:
- the LOC125599893 gene encoding uncharacterized mitochondrial protein AtMg00820-like — protein sequence MTTRSRDGTRKQRTIINLHTSTISPIPKSHLTALKDPNWNPSMTDEYGALVKNKTFSLVTRPPNANILRSMWLYKHKLGADGTVTRHKSRLVANDKSQEQGLDYDETFSPVVKPVTIRSVLHLALQRDWESITLTSKMLLAWDVR from the coding sequence ATGACTACTAGGAGCAGAGATGGAACTCGAAAACAGCGAACTATCATAAACCTCCACACTTCAACCATTTCTCCTATCCCAAAAAGCCACCTAACAGCTTTAAAAGATCCAAACTGGAATCCCTCAATGACTGATGAGTACGGTGCTCTGGTTAAGAATAAGACATTTAGTCTAGTTACACGTCCACCTAATGCTAACATTCTGCGCTCCATGTGGTTATATAAGCATAAGCTTGGTGCAGATGGAACGGTTACACGCCACAAATCGCGCTTAGTGGCGAACGACAAGTCACAAGAGCAGGGCCTGGATTACGATGAAACGTTCAGCCCCGTTGTGAAGCCAGTAACCATCCGTTCTGTACTCCACCTAGCTCTGCAACGCGACTGGGAGTCCATCACCTTGACGTCAAAAATGCTTCTTGCATGGGACGTTAGATGA